Proteins encoded in a region of the Triplophysa dalaica isolate WHDGS20190420 chromosome 10, ASM1584641v1, whole genome shotgun sequence genome:
- the LOC130429545 gene encoding hepatic and glial cell adhesion molecule-like isoform X2 has product MRIKTAVFGVDADEVKSVSVLEGDSLTLRNDDTEIQTQNQILWMFGPQDSRIAEIHKKTIDLYESNRIFGERLKLDDQTGSLTIKDIRITDSGMYKLMIISNRGTSYKRFNVRVYVPLDVPIIIRNSSQCSSSSERSSVSKCVLMCSVMNMAHVTLSWYKGNSLLSSISVSDLNIRLSLPLEVEYQDNNTYSCVISNPITNQTQHLNIKDVCPPCSVLLRSRWRLVLAVVAILVMSIILFWCFRTACWQNLSKLFFI; this is encoded by the exons ATGAGAATAAAAACAG ctgtgtttggtgttgatgcagatgaagtgaagtcagtctCAGTGTTGGAGGGAGATTCTCTCACACTACGCAACGATGATACTGAAATACAGACACAAAATCAGATACTGTGGATGTTTGGACCTCAAGATTCTCGTATAGCTGAAATCCATAAGAAAACAATTGATTTGTACGAAAGTAATAGGATATTTGGAGAAAGACTGAAGTTGGacgatcagactggatctctcaccatcaaaGACATTAGAATCACAGACTCAGGAATGTATAAGCTGATGATAATCAGTAATAGAGGCACTTCATACAAAAGATTTAATGTTCGTGTCTATG TTCCTCTAGATGTTCCTATCATCATCAGAAACTCTTCTCagtgttcttcatcatcagaaagatcttcagtgtcaaaatgtgtgttaatgtgttcagtgatgaatatGGCACATGTGACTCTCTCatggtacaaaggaaacagtttattgtccagcatcagtgtgtctgatctcaacatcagactctctctacctctggaggtggaatatcaggacaACAACACATACAGCTGTGTCATCagcaatcccatcacaaaccaaacTCAACATCTAAACATCAAAGATGTCTGTCCGCCGTGTTCAG TTCTCCTGCGTTCACGTTGGAGACTAGTGTTAGCTGTCGTTGCGATCTTGGTCATGAGTATAATTCTATTCTGGTGCTTCCGGACAGCCTGTTGGCAAAATTtatccaaattattttttatataa
- the LOC130429545 gene encoding CD48 antigen-like isoform X1 → MWSYYHKRFLYLLLMNAVFGVDADEVKSVSVLEGDSLTLRNDDTEIQTQNQILWMFGPQDSRIAEIHKKTIDLYESNRIFGERLKLDDQTGSLTIKDIRITDSGMYKLMIISNRGTSYKRFNVRVYVPLDVPIIIRNSSQCSSSSERSSVSKCVLMCSVMNMAHVTLSWYKGNSLLSSISVSDLNIRLSLPLEVEYQDNNTYSCVISNPITNQTQHLNIKDVCPPCSVLLRSRWRLVLAVVAILVMSIILFWCFRTACWQNLSKLFFI, encoded by the exons ATGTGGAGTTATTATCACAAGAGGTTTTTGTATCTCTTGCTCATGAATG ctgtgtttggtgttgatgcagatgaagtgaagtcagtctCAGTGTTGGAGGGAGATTCTCTCACACTACGCAACGATGATACTGAAATACAGACACAAAATCAGATACTGTGGATGTTTGGACCTCAAGATTCTCGTATAGCTGAAATCCATAAGAAAACAATTGATTTGTACGAAAGTAATAGGATATTTGGAGAAAGACTGAAGTTGGacgatcagactggatctctcaccatcaaaGACATTAGAATCACAGACTCAGGAATGTATAAGCTGATGATAATCAGTAATAGAGGCACTTCATACAAAAGATTTAATGTTCGTGTCTATG TTCCTCTAGATGTTCCTATCATCATCAGAAACTCTTCTCagtgttcttcatcatcagaaagatcttcagtgtcaaaatgtgtgttaatgtgttcagtgatgaatatGGCACATGTGACTCTCTCatggtacaaaggaaacagtttattgtccagcatcagtgtgtctgatctcaacatcagactctctctacctctggaggtggaatatcaggacaACAACACATACAGCTGTGTCATCagcaatcccatcacaaaccaaacTCAACATCTAAACATCAAAGATGTCTGTCCGCCGTGTTCAG TTCTCCTGCGTTCACGTTGGAGACTAGTGTTAGCTGTCGTTGCGATCTTGGTCATGAGTATAATTCTATTCTGGTGCTTCCGGACAGCCTGTTGGCAAAATTtatccaaattattttttatataa